Proteins encoded within one genomic window of Haloferax volcanii DS2:
- a CDS encoding 3-hydroxyacyl-CoA dehydrogenase/enoyl-CoA hydratase family protein produces MVSLSQVDTVTVLGAGSMGHGIAEVSAIAGYDVVLRDIEDEYVQNGYDQLEWSVKKLAEKGQLSDSPEEILARVETTTDLEAAVSGADIVIEAAPENLGLKRDIFSEVEAFASDETIIATNTSSLRVSDIAAEVALPRRCCGLHFFNPPVKMDLVEVVYGEKTTEDVAETAYEFAESLDKTPIYVQKDVPEFVVNNVLTPFMEEAGWMLDDGTATVESVDATMVYERGYPMGPCELNDFGGLDILAHTRDQWDRPIPESIRDRVEADKLGRKTGAGFYDYDDGPGVDYGPEDLAGVDSLRIEARMINAAAKLVGDGVATPEDIDIGMRLGGGLPEGTCRTADKIGLDAVLEKLESLYSETGADRYAPADYLVELVEDGNTGEAAGQGFYDYSGDGPYFYLDHEIDDRGVLSVTLDRQERLNAFNDDMFAEVERLMTTADVDDVRCVVFEGAGGKAFSSGADVTAFTTTDPISMMDIDQTMVAVAEFERPTIAKIDGYCFGAGLELSLACDFRVASDGSSFASPEIDLGLIPGGGGTQRLVRTVGEPLAKEMIFRGTHLSASEAETADLLNEAVPEDELDDTIESYVSDFVRGPPTALKVAKRIIDKGQDVDLESGLSLEKQGFSLLITTDDMVEGVTAFREDREPEFTGE; encoded by the coding sequence ATGGTTAGCTTATCCCAAGTTGATACTGTGACCGTTCTCGGCGCAGGAAGCATGGGCCACGGTATCGCAGAGGTATCTGCTATTGCGGGGTACGATGTCGTTCTCCGCGACATCGAAGACGAGTACGTCCAGAACGGATACGACCAGTTGGAGTGGAGCGTCAAGAAGCTCGCCGAGAAGGGCCAGCTAAGCGACTCTCCCGAGGAGATTCTCGCCCGGGTCGAGACGACGACTGACCTCGAAGCTGCCGTTTCAGGTGCTGATATCGTCATCGAGGCGGCCCCGGAGAACCTCGGCCTGAAGCGGGACATCTTCTCGGAAGTCGAGGCGTTCGCGTCCGACGAGACCATCATCGCCACGAACACGTCGAGTCTTCGAGTCAGCGACATCGCCGCAGAGGTGGCCCTCCCCAGGCGGTGCTGTGGTCTCCACTTCTTCAACCCACCAGTAAAGATGGACCTTGTAGAGGTCGTTTATGGCGAGAAAACTACCGAGGACGTCGCGGAAACGGCCTATGAGTTCGCGGAATCACTCGACAAGACGCCGATCTACGTCCAAAAGGACGTTCCCGAATTCGTGGTGAACAACGTGTTGACGCCGTTCATGGAAGAGGCAGGGTGGATGCTCGACGACGGCACCGCCACCGTGGAGAGCGTCGACGCCACGATGGTGTACGAACGGGGGTATCCAATGGGACCGTGTGAACTCAATGACTTCGGCGGCCTCGACATCCTCGCCCATACTCGCGACCAGTGGGACCGGCCCATTCCCGAGTCCATCAGAGACCGGGTCGAAGCCGACAAACTCGGCCGGAAGACCGGCGCGGGTTTCTACGACTACGATGACGGCCCCGGCGTCGACTACGGTCCCGAAGACCTCGCCGGCGTTGACTCGCTCCGAATCGAGGCACGGATGATAAACGCCGCAGCCAAACTCGTCGGCGACGGTGTCGCCACACCCGAAGATATCGATATCGGGATGCGTCTCGGCGGTGGGTTACCCGAAGGGACCTGCAGAACGGCCGACAAGATCGGGCTAGATGCGGTCCTCGAGAAACTCGAATCGCTCTATTCGGAAACCGGTGCTGACCGCTATGCGCCCGCAGATTACCTTGTGGAACTGGTTGAAGACGGAAATACTGGCGAAGCCGCCGGACAGGGTTTTTATGACTACTCCGGAGACGGCCCGTACTTCTATCTGGACCATGAGATCGATGACCGCGGTGTCCTCTCGGTGACCCTCGACCGACAGGAGCGTCTGAACGCGTTCAACGACGACATGTTCGCCGAAGTCGAACGGTTGATGACAACCGCCGACGTCGACGACGTGCGATGTGTCGTATTCGAGGGTGCCGGCGGCAAAGCCTTCTCCTCCGGTGCCGACGTGACGGCCTTCACCACGACTGACCCCATCTCTATGATGGACATCGACCAGACGATGGTCGCCGTCGCCGAGTTCGAACGACCCACCATCGCAAAGATCGACGGTTACTGCTTCGGTGCCGGTCTCGAACTCTCCCTCGCGTGTGACTTCCGCGTTGCGTCAGATGGCTCGTCGTTCGCGTCACCGGAAATCGACTTAGGCCTCATCCCAGGTGGCGGCGGTACTCAGCGTCTCGTTCGGACAGTCGGAGAACCACTCGCCAAGGAGATGATATTCCGTGGCACTCACCTCAGTGCCTCCGAGGCCGAGACGGCTGACTTACTCAACGAGGCTGTCCCGGAAGATGAACTCGATGACACTATTGAGTCGTACGTCTCCGACTTCGTACGCGGTCCTCCGACCGCTCTCAAAGTCGCCAAGCGTATCATTGATAAGGGACAGGACGTCGACCTGGAATCCGGCCTCTCGCTCGAGAAACAGGGATTCAGCCTCCTGATCACTACCGACGACATGGTGGAGGGCGTCACAGCGTTCCGCGAAGATCGCGAACCAGAGTTCACTGGTGAGTGA
- a CDS encoding YjiH family protein: MFNQDAWTSDHETWEEPEEESKAIGDVLLSELGTLPLLRFVTLFAFGVAFFVFPVPQGSTLTVPFDIVVGGIERQFAGAVLWLSWLMVVVAAVLTTLAELHSREVIQVDDQSAELLHLDIWTTSSAFWVLRIAGAFMASGFLFGIGPAWFLAPEISNVVWGTLVLSIVIIIPLGSIFVNLLVDCGALEFVGTLARPVMKPLFGLPGRAALDGAASWAGSFAIGFYVTRKLFDRGGYNKREVFIICSCFGTGSIGTIGVFASAFEMLEIFPVVLFAYLLAIVAVGVISIRLPPLSHIPEEYVAEPTVEPNLHGSLGDFLRLAVREAVAESEGMSTPRSAWKGFIDGLQLTATIVGTVVSVGTTVLLLYHNTSVFQTVSTPLEPVIVLFGIPNAETVASALVIGFADMYVAALTAVTLQPAAQFFVLLVVSGQILFLSASGPMMMDMFEDVPVRFRDIVAIFSVRTLVLIPVCAFLTHSVAFLGLL, from the coding sequence ATGTTCAACCAAGACGCTTGGACCAGTGACCACGAGACGTGGGAAGAGCCCGAAGAGGAAAGCAAAGCAATCGGCGACGTACTGCTATCGGAACTCGGAACACTCCCGCTGCTCCGGTTCGTAACGCTGTTCGCGTTCGGGGTCGCGTTCTTCGTGTTTCCCGTACCGCAGGGAAGTACGTTGACGGTTCCGTTCGATATCGTAGTTGGGGGCATTGAGCGACAGTTTGCTGGTGCCGTCTTGTGGCTGTCGTGGCTGATGGTCGTTGTCGCCGCGGTGTTAACTACGCTTGCGGAGTTACACTCCCGTGAGGTCATTCAGGTCGACGACCAGTCCGCTGAACTGCTCCACCTCGATATCTGGACGACGTCAAGTGCGTTCTGGGTACTTCGAATCGCCGGCGCCTTCATGGCGAGCGGGTTTCTCTTCGGAATCGGGCCGGCGTGGTTTCTTGCGCCAGAGATCTCCAACGTCGTCTGGGGAACGCTCGTACTCAGCATCGTCATAATCATCCCGCTTGGCTCTATCTTCGTGAACCTACTCGTCGACTGCGGGGCGCTTGAGTTCGTCGGGACGCTCGCACGACCCGTGATGAAGCCGCTCTTTGGCTTACCCGGACGGGCCGCACTTGACGGTGCGGCCTCGTGGGCGGGGTCGTTCGCAATCGGATTTTACGTCACGCGAAAGCTGTTCGATAGAGGCGGATACAACAAGCGTGAGGTGTTCATCATCTGTTCGTGTTTCGGTACTGGAAGCATTGGCACCATCGGGGTGTTCGCGTCCGCGTTCGAGATGCTGGAGATATTCCCGGTCGTCCTCTTTGCCTACCTCCTTGCAATCGTCGCCGTCGGTGTCATCTCCATTCGACTGCCACCACTTTCACATATTCCGGAGGAGTACGTGGCTGAGCCGACCGTTGAGCCGAACCTTCACGGGTCGCTAGGTGACTTCCTTCGGCTGGCAGTTCGGGAAGCAGTCGCCGAATCCGAGGGGATGTCAACGCCTCGTTCGGCATGGAAGGGGTTTATCGACGGGTTACAGCTCACCGCAACTATCGTCGGAACCGTGGTCTCGGTCGGGACCACCGTGCTTCTCCTCTACCACAACACGTCCGTCTTCCAGACGGTCTCGACGCCGCTGGAACCGGTCATCGTGCTGTTCGGTATCCCGAACGCCGAGACCGTCGCGTCAGCGCTCGTAATTGGGTTCGCAGACATGTACGTCGCCGCGTTGACGGCAGTCACACTCCAACCGGCCGCTCAGTTCTTCGTTCTCCTCGTCGTGAGTGGACAGATTCTCTTCCTCTCCGCGTCCGGACCGATGATGATGGATATGTTTGAGGACGTCCCGGTGCGGTTTCGAGACATCGTCGCAATCTTCTCTGTGCGCACGCTTGTCTTGATTCCCGTGTGTGCGTTTCTTACTCATTCCGTCGCCTTCCTGGGATTACTCTAA
- a CDS encoding IclR family transcriptional regulator yields the protein MKSVLRAFEVIRTLWEVRSAGPSEVAAHLGLSKSTAHVYLRSLQETGYVVNEDGTYRLSYQFLTMGSRLKYRSRIFQVSKGEMRSLADATDELVTLFAEECAETVLLHQEQGDQALELGTYPGMKLPIYSHAAGKVFLAFLSESRTREIRENLLLEQQTEATITDPVTLQTEVDRVREDGFAFDWDQQVQGMGAIAVPVVVADTLCAVLAIACPTGRLQDEAYRTELLQKLRETVDSIAIKYQYGT from the coding sequence ATGAAGTCCGTCTTGCGAGCGTTCGAGGTAATCCGGACGCTCTGGGAAGTTCGGAGCGCGGGGCCGTCCGAGGTGGCGGCCCACCTTGGGCTTTCGAAGAGCACCGCACACGTGTATCTTCGGTCGTTACAGGAGACTGGATACGTCGTCAACGAGGACGGTACGTACCGCCTTAGTTACCAGTTCCTCACGATGGGGTCTCGTCTGAAGTACCGAAGCCGAATCTTTCAGGTCTCGAAAGGGGAGATGCGGTCGCTGGCAGACGCGACTGACGAACTGGTCACTCTGTTCGCCGAGGAGTGCGCTGAGACTGTGTTACTTCACCAAGAGCAGGGAGACCAGGCACTCGAACTGGGTACCTACCCCGGGATGAAACTCCCAATCTACTCGCATGCGGCCGGGAAGGTTTTCCTGGCGTTCCTCAGCGAGTCTCGCACGCGAGAAATCCGTGAAAACCTCTTGCTCGAACAACAAACAGAAGCGACGATTACCGACCCCGTGACGCTGCAGACGGAAGTCGACCGAGTCCGAGAAGATGGGTTCGCCTTTGACTGGGACCAACAGGTTCAGGGGATGGGCGCCATAGCCGTTCCAGTAGTCGTGGCTGATACACTCTGTGCCGTCTTGGCAATCGCCTGCCCGACGGGTCGGCTTCAGGACGAGGCCTACAGAACCGAGTTACTCCAGAAACTGCGAGAGACAGTCGACAGCATCGCAATAAAGTACCAGTACGGAACCTGA
- a CDS encoding amidohydrolase family protein, whose product MSTVIDTHVHPANELFFEQGGESLEHALDYFGKDLSPEPIETTIEKYREWDIDKAVLFALDSRSNTGTPPIPNDWVADVRDEHDLFMGYASVDPHMGRAAREEAVRALEDLDLDGFKFQQAVQGFTPSDRRFDDLWDTLEDLGKPVLFHGGHTGIGAGSPGGDGLMLKHTRPIHIDEVAARHPDLTIIIAHPAWPFHQEQLSVVTHKSNVYMDLSGWLPKYIPDEVIHYAKSRISDKVLFGSDYPMVAPDDWLDDFENLDFDEKTREMILHENAERVFNL is encoded by the coding sequence ATGTCAACAGTTATCGATACGCACGTGCATCCGGCAAACGAATTGTTCTTCGAACAGGGTGGCGAATCCCTCGAACACGCCTTGGACTACTTCGGCAAGGACCTTTCACCGGAGCCAATCGAGACGACAATCGAAAAGTACCGTGAGTGGGACATCGACAAGGCTGTCCTGTTCGCCCTCGACAGTCGGTCAAACACTGGGACCCCTCCAATCCCGAACGACTGGGTCGCGGACGTACGCGACGAACACGACCTGTTCATGGGGTATGCGAGCGTCGACCCACACATGGGTCGGGCCGCGAGAGAGGAGGCTGTCCGCGCCCTGGAGGATCTCGACCTCGACGGGTTCAAGTTCCAACAGGCGGTCCAGGGGTTCACGCCGAGCGACCGTCGATTCGACGACCTCTGGGACACCCTCGAAGACCTCGGGAAACCGGTCCTGTTTCACGGAGGGCACACGGGAATCGGTGCGGGGAGTCCGGGTGGCGACGGGCTCATGCTCAAACACACTCGTCCGATCCACATTGACGAGGTGGCTGCCCGTCACCCTGACCTGACTATCATCATCGCCCACCCGGCGTGGCCCTTCCACCAAGAACAACTCTCCGTCGTCACGCACAAGAGTAACGTCTACATGGACCTCTCGGGGTGGCTACCGAAGTACATCCCCGACGAGGTCATCCACTACGCCAAGTCCCGAATCTCAGACAAGGTCCTGTTCGGATCCGACTATCCGATGGTGGCACCAGACGATTGGCTCGATGACTTCGAGAATCTCGACTTCGACGAGAAGACGAGAGAGATGATCCTCCACGAGAACGCCGAACGCGTGTTCAACTTGTAA
- a CDS encoding acyl-CoA dehydrogenase family protein encodes MEFEVPAEQRAVLEEVRQFGENEIRPVASENDSAERYPYEIMEQAAELGLIGSQFPVEHGGVGYSLLERAFLTEELFAIDPGTALCITSADFGSEAILAFGTEAQKETYLPPVATGEAIMGAAISEPQAGSDVSSIATQAERDGDKWVINGNKMWITNGSVGDYFVVLCETNPDAERRHGGFSQIIVESDRDGFDAEKITGKMGMRASDTAELILNDVRVPAENLVGEVDGGFYQQMQFFDETRTMVAAQALGIARGAAERALEYAQEREQFGQTLSGFQAIQHKLAEMFTNIEAARQLTYKATWGVEEGHDDDTSLSSMAKEFASRVAVDVTNEAVQIHGGSGYVNDFDVERFYRDAKISQIYEGATEIQKGIIARELLS; translated from the coding sequence ATGGAGTTCGAGGTTCCAGCAGAGCAGCGAGCAGTACTAGAAGAGGTCCGCCAGTTCGGTGAGAACGAAATTCGACCGGTGGCGAGCGAGAACGACAGCGCGGAGCGGTATCCGTACGAGATTATGGAACAGGCCGCCGAACTGGGACTCATCGGTTCTCAGTTCCCAGTAGAGCACGGCGGCGTCGGGTACTCGCTGCTCGAACGGGCGTTTCTGACCGAAGAACTGTTCGCCATCGACCCCGGGACGGCGCTTTGTATCACCTCCGCTGACTTCGGAAGCGAGGCTATCCTCGCGTTCGGGACGGAGGCACAGAAGGAGACGTACCTCCCACCGGTCGCAACGGGTGAGGCGATTATGGGTGCTGCCATCAGCGAACCACAGGCCGGTTCAGACGTGTCGTCTATCGCCACGCAAGCAGAGCGAGACGGCGACAAATGGGTCATCAACGGCAACAAGATGTGGATTACGAATGGGAGTGTAGGCGATTACTTCGTCGTGCTCTGTGAGACGAACCCAGACGCTGAACGCCGACACGGTGGATTTTCGCAGATTATCGTTGAGTCAGACCGCGACGGGTTCGATGCTGAAAAAATAACCGGGAAGATGGGGATGCGGGCCAGCGATACCGCCGAACTCATCCTCAACGACGTTCGTGTGCCCGCCGAGAACCTCGTCGGCGAGGTCGACGGGGGGTTCTACCAGCAGATGCAGTTCTTCGACGAGACGCGGACGATGGTGGCGGCTCAAGCCTTGGGGATCGCGCGTGGTGCCGCCGAACGCGCACTGGAGTACGCCCAGGAGCGCGAACAGTTCGGCCAGACGCTCAGCGGGTTCCAGGCGATTCAGCACAAACTCGCCGAGATGTTTACGAACATCGAGGCTGCCCGACAACTCACGTACAAAGCCACGTGGGGCGTCGAGGAGGGGCATGACGACGACACCTCGCTCTCGTCGATGGCCAAGGAGTTCGCCTCTCGCGTCGCCGTCGACGTGACGAACGAAGCGGTGCAGATTCACGGCGGTTCGGGCTACGTCAACGACTTCGACGTCGAACGATTTTACCGCGACGCGAAGATATCACAGATATACGAGGGAGCGACGGAGATTCAGAAGGGCATCATCGCGCGCGAACTGCTGTCGTAG
- a CDS encoding acyl-CoA dehydrogenase family protein, with translation MDLLDEAMVPANAKTVKRRARTFARENIEPVAGAYFESGEYPIDIVEAAREEELVAQEISTEYGGAGRSLSEAVAAAEEFFRADAGIGLALMGQSFGTGILEQFGTPHQKETYLRSVAEGDAITGMAISEPETGSDLAGMETTAVRDGDEWVLNGEKYWIGNGVEADWILVYVRTEESDKPHDNHSMVIVPTDSDGYDAEHVPEKIGMHASKQSHITFTDCRVPHENLVGERGNGFRMVAEFFNHGRTRVAAQGIGLAAAAIEEAWEFVHEREEFGGPVSDFQSVRHDLAQMRTKFESARTLLWHTVERMESGEDAAKWSSMAKLHATETAAECAETAIRLHGGHGLFDESRIGRVYRDVRMPLIYEGVSEIQRDIIYENF, from the coding sequence ATGGACCTGTTAGACGAGGCCATGGTACCAGCAAACGCTAAAACGGTAAAGCGACGAGCGCGGACTTTCGCGCGAGAGAACATTGAACCGGTCGCAGGGGCGTACTTCGAGTCGGGGGAGTACCCGATAGATATCGTCGAAGCCGCGCGCGAAGAGGAACTGGTCGCACAGGAAATCTCGACCGAGTATGGGGGTGCCGGTCGTTCCTTAAGCGAGGCCGTTGCCGCCGCGGAGGAGTTCTTCCGCGCCGATGCGGGAATCGGACTTGCGCTTATGGGTCAGAGCTTCGGTACCGGGATTCTCGAACAGTTCGGGACGCCTCATCAAAAAGAAACATACCTTCGTTCGGTCGCCGAGGGGGATGCAATCACCGGGATGGCTATCTCTGAACCCGAGACGGGAAGCGATCTGGCGGGGATGGAGACGACAGCGGTCAGGGACGGGGACGAATGGGTATTAAACGGCGAGAAATACTGGATCGGGAACGGCGTCGAAGCGGATTGGATTCTCGTATACGTTCGCACGGAAGAGAGTGACAAACCTCACGACAACCACTCGATGGTAATCGTCCCGACTGATAGCGACGGATACGACGCCGAACACGTCCCAGAGAAAATCGGGATGCACGCCTCGAAACAGTCACACATAACGTTTACCGACTGTCGGGTCCCCCACGAGAACCTCGTCGGAGAACGAGGGAACGGGTTCCGGATGGTTGCCGAATTCTTCAACCACGGCCGAACACGCGTTGCCGCGCAGGGAATCGGACTAGCGGCGGCGGCCATCGAAGAGGCTTGGGAGTTCGTACACGAGAGGGAAGAGTTCGGCGGGCCCGTCTCGGACTTTCAGTCCGTCAGACACGACCTCGCCCAGATGCGGACGAAGTTCGAGAGTGCTCGAACGTTACTCTGGCACACCGTCGAACGGATGGAATCGGGCGAAGACGCGGCGAAGTGGTCTTCGATGGCGAAACTACACGCGACCGAAACTGCGGCGGAGTGCGCCGAGACAGCCATCCGACTACACGGGGGTCACGGACTCTTCGACGAGAGTCGAATCGGACGTGTTTATCGTGACGTTCGGATGCCGCTCATCTACGAGGGCGTGAGCGAGATACAGCGTGACATAATCTACGAGAACTTCTAA
- a CDS encoding long-chain fatty acid--CoA ligase: MDYELTLTKTLRRAVDQFGDKEIVTKLDDGGYHRYTYSDAYERICQLAHALDDYGLDHGDRVSVMATNHYRHYELYYGPSCSGRSIHMTNHRLPDEHLTTIIDEAEDRVLFFDEAFLDTVERIAPELETVEQYVVLDESVPETDLDSVTDYESFIAGYETEYEWPDLDEDTECGICYTSGTTGLPKGASYSHRGLFLLSMNYGAKDTFGITEKDVILPVVPMFHVNGWCLPYSGTFYGSSFVLPGKHTDLEAVEAMIREQNVTVAAAVPTIWTDMANYIDEHPEADISTLDRILTGGSSPPPAVMRRFYEEFDAPIIQGYGMTEASPHLVNTLLTEKVRNLPEEKQYELQTKPGLPVPGAEIRLRNEKGEPVEHDGESNGEIQVRSPWVIDEYFARPEATAESFTDDGWFKTGDIGTIDEYGYLDVVDRVDDIIKSGGEWISSVELENEVVAHEKVVEAVVIGVEHDRWQERPVVYVNTNDDVSEGELKNHLLDRFPKWWLPDEFIFTDDIPQTSTGKYDKKILRSLFRDRYGSLPLENETAQ, encoded by the coding sequence ATGGATTACGAACTCACACTGACGAAAACGCTCCGTCGGGCGGTGGACCAGTTCGGCGACAAGGAGATTGTCACTAAGCTTGACGATGGGGGGTACCACCGCTACACGTACAGCGATGCGTACGAACGGATTTGCCAGTTGGCGCACGCGCTGGACGACTACGGCCTCGACCACGGCGACCGGGTATCGGTAATGGCTACAAACCACTACCGACACTACGAGTTGTACTACGGTCCCTCCTGTAGTGGTCGGTCCATCCACATGACGAACCATCGGCTTCCGGACGAACACCTCACGACAATTATCGATGAGGCCGAAGACCGCGTACTGTTCTTCGACGAGGCTTTCCTCGACACCGTCGAGCGGATCGCACCGGAACTCGAAACCGTCGAACAGTACGTCGTCCTCGACGAAAGCGTCCCCGAGACAGACCTCGATTCGGTCACCGACTACGAGTCGTTCATCGCAGGATACGAGACGGAGTACGAATGGCCGGACCTCGACGAGGACACCGAGTGTGGTATCTGCTACACGTCGGGGACGACTGGGCTCCCGAAGGGTGCTTCCTACTCCCACCGCGGACTGTTCCTCCTGAGCATGAACTACGGGGCGAAAGACACCTTCGGCATCACCGAGAAAGACGTCATTCTCCCCGTCGTACCGATGTTCCACGTTAACGGCTGGTGTCTACCCTACAGCGGTACGTTCTACGGTTCTTCGTTCGTTCTTCCGGGGAAACACACTGATCTGGAGGCTGTCGAGGCGATGATCCGTGAACAGAACGTAACTGTCGCTGCTGCCGTGCCGACGATCTGGACCGACATGGCGAACTACATCGACGAGCATCCCGAAGCCGACATCAGTACCCTCGATCGGATTCTGACCGGTGGAAGCTCACCGCCGCCAGCCGTCATGCGGCGGTTCTACGAGGAGTTCGACGCACCGATAATCCAGGGCTATGGGATGACGGAAGCGTCGCCACACCTCGTCAATACGCTGCTTACCGAAAAAGTTCGAAACCTCCCCGAGGAAAAGCAGTACGAACTCCAGACCAAGCCGGGGCTCCCCGTTCCGGGCGCGGAGATCCGACTCCGGAACGAGAAGGGCGAACCCGTCGAGCACGACGGCGAATCTAACGGTGAAATCCAGGTCCGGAGTCCGTGGGTCATCGACGAATACTTCGCTCGCCCCGAAGCCACTGCGGAGTCTTTCACCGACGACGGGTGGTTCAAGACCGGCGACATTGGGACCATCGACGAATATGGCTATCTCGACGTGGTAGACCGCGTCGACGACATCATCAAGAGCGGCGGTGAATGGATCTCCTCGGTCGAACTCGAGAACGAAGTCGTAGCCCACGAGAAAGTCGTCGAGGCCGTCGTCATCGGTGTTGAGCACGACCGTTGGCAGGAACGCCCCGTCGTGTACGTCAACACCAACGACGACGTGAGCGAGGGCGAACTCAAGAACCACCTTCTCGACCGCTTCCCGAAGTGGTGGTTGCCTGATGAGTTCATCTTCACCGACGACATCCCCCAGACCAGTACTGGGAAGTACGATAAGAAGATACTCCGCTCGTTGTTCCGCGACCGGTACGGATCGCTACCGCTCGAAAACGAAACAGCGCAGTAA